GGTCCAACGGGGACGCTCCGCGCGGTAGGGCGGCGTGGCGGCGCCCCCACCCGGCGGGCGTACGGTGAGCGGCCGTGGCCATCCCGCGCCTCGTGGCCGCCGCGCGCTCGCCGGGCCTGTCGCTGTGGTGTCCCGGGCCGACCGTCGCCGATCCCGTGTGAGACGGGCGCGGTGTGCGCTGCCCATCTGGGGCCTCGGGCGGCTAATGTCTCATCATGGAGCGGCGAATCTTCGGCCTCGAGACCGAGTACGGCGTCACCTGCACCTACCGTGGGCAGCGGCGGCTGTCCCCTGACGAGGTCGCCCGGTACCTCTTCCGCCGTGTGGTGTCGTGGGGCCGGTCGAGCAACGTTTTCCTGCGCAACGGCGCCCGGCTCTACCTGGACGTCGGCTCGCACCCGGAGTACGCCACCCCGGAGTGCGACTCGGTGGTGGACCTGGTCGCGCACGACCGGGCCGGCGAGCGGATCCTGGAGGGTCTGCTCATCGACGCGGAGAAGCGGCTGCACGACGAGGGCATCGCGGGCGAGATCTACCTGTTCAAGAACAACACCGACTCGGCCGGCAACTCGTACGGCTGCCACGAGAACTACCTGGTGTCGCGGCACGGGGAGTTCGGCCGGCTGGCCGACGTGCTGATCCCGTTTCTGGTCACCCGGCAGTTGATCTGCGGCGCGGGCAAGGTCCTACAGACGCCGCGCGGGGCGGTCTACTGCCTCTCGCAGCGGGCCGAGCACATCTGGGAGGGCGTCTCGTCGGCGACGACCCGGAGCCGGCCGATCATCAACACCCGCGACGAGCCGCACGCGGACGCGGAGCGCTACCGCCGGCTGCACGTCATCGTCGGCGACTCCAACATGAACGAGGTCACCACGCTGCTCAAGGTCGGCACCGCCGACATCGTGCTGCGGATGATCGAGGCCGGGGTGGTGATGCGTGACCTGACGCTGGAGAACCCGATCCGGGCGATCCGCGAGGTGTCGCACGACATCACCGGCCGGCGCAAGGTGCGGCTCTCCTCCGGCAAGGAGGTCAGCGCGCTGGAGATCCAGCAGGAATACCTGGCCAAGGCGACCGAGTTCGTGGAGCGGCGCGGCGGCGACCAGACCGCCAAGCGGGTGGTGGAGCTGTGGGGCCGGGTGCTGCGCGCGGTGGAGACCGGCGACCTGGAACCGGTGTCCCGGGAGATCGACTGGGTGACCAAGCTGCGGCTCATCGAGCGCTACCAGCGCAAGCACGACCTGCCGCTGTCGCACCCACGGGTGGCCCAGATGGATCTGGCCTACCACGACCTGCGCCGGGGCCGGGGCCTCTACGGGCTGCTGGAGCGGCGCGGCGAGGTGGACCGGGTGGCGACCGACCCGGAGATCTTCGAGGCCAAGGAGACCCCGCCGCAGACGACCCGGGCCCGGTTGCGCGGGGAGTTCATCCGGCACGCCCAGGAGAAGCGGCGCGACTTCACCGTCGACTGGGTGCACCTGAAGCTCAACGACCAGGCGCAGCGCACTGTGCTCTGCAAGGACCCGTTCCGGGCGTACGACGAGCGGGTGGAGCGGTTGATCGCCAGCATGTGACCGTGCCGCCGGCCCGGTGCGGTGCTGACCGCCGCCCGGGCCGGCCGGGCCGGTAGGCTGACCGCGCCATGACGACTTCCGAACCTCCCGAGAGCGGCCGCCAACGGCAGAACTGGGCCGAGCGCCGCCGCGAGAAGATCCGCGCCGAGATCGAGCGCAACCGGCGCGGCGAGTACACGGTGCCCACCTGGGTGCTGGCGCTCGCGCTGGTGTTGATCGTGGGCGCCTGGCTGGCCCTGATCTTCCTGTCCTGAGCCGCCCCGGCGCCGTTCCCGCCGGCCCGGCAACTCCGCAACATCGAAGTTGTGCCGGCCGCGCGAAGCTGGCACCGTCGTGCCCGTTCGGCATTGTCGGGTGACCGGCCGCGTGCGCTGCGTGGTCGCGGCAGGGAGGGTGACCGCATGGCACACATCGACCTCGGTCTCGACGAGCGGGCGCATCCGGGCATCAGCGGCCCGATGCGGTTCCGCCCCGAGACGGCCAAGCCGCTCAACGAGCTGGCGGAGACGCTGCTGCGCGCCCCGCACCCGACGCTGACCCCGGGGGAGCGGGAGCTCATCGCGGCGTACGTGTCGGGGCTCAACGAGTGCCGGTTCTGCTGCGCGTCGCACTCGGCGTTCGCGGCGGCGCAGCTGCCCACGGGCATGCGGCTCGTCGACCAGGTCCGTGCCGATCCGGCGACCGCCGAGGTCGACGACAAGCTGCGGGCGCTGCTGGAGATCGCCGGTGCCGTGCAGCGCAGCGGCCGGGACGTGACGGCGGAGCTGGTCAAGGCCGCCCGGGGTGCCGGCGCGACGGATCTGGAGATCCACGACACTGTCCTGATCGCGGCCGCGTTCTGCATGTTCAACCGGTACGTCGACGGGCTGGGCACGCTGGCTCCGGAGGACCCGGCGGTGTACGAGCGGACCGCCGAGCACATCGTGCGCTACGGCTACGGCGCGAGCTGACCGGACCGCCGCCGGGCCGGCCTGCGCCCCGCCCGCCTGGAAACCGACCCCACCCCCGTCCGCCGAAGCGTTGACCCCGCCCCGCCGCCGAGGAGCGTCGCGGCGGCACCCGGGGGCAGGGCGGCTCAGGACAGCAGGCGCGCGGCGTGCCGGCCGGCCGCGGCGGCGGCCAGGAAGTAGGCGTGGTCGGCGTCGAGGCCCCGGCCCATGGTGGACAGCGGCACCGGCGCGGCCCGCAGCGCGGCGTCGAGCCCGTCGGTCGGCACCCGGACGACGGTGTGCCGCGCCGTGAGGGGCGCCAGCGCCGCGTCCACCTCGCCGGCCAGCGCCGGCGCCAGGCCGTCGGGCACGACCAGCTCGGCGGGGGCGAGGGCCACCCGGCCGTACGCGGTGAGGCTGTGGTGCGACACGCCGCGGTGGCGGGGGCGGGGGTCCGCGTCGGAGATCCGCAGCGAACCGATCGGGCGCCCGCCCAGCGTGGCGACGGCGTTGACGGCCTCGCCGACGGCCACCCCGGAGAAGCCCCACCGGGTGCCGGTGCCCAGGTTGCCCGGCCCTTGGGCGACGATCGCCACGTCGGCGCGCAGCACGTGCCGGGCGGCCAGCAGCCCGCTGTGCACGGTGCTCGCCTCCAGGTCACCGCCGAACGCCTGGCCGACGGTGACCGTGCCGACGAGGTGGTCGCGCACGGCGGCGAGGGTGCGGGAGAACCAGGCCGGCAGTGCCCCGCCGTCGGTCAACAGGTACGCCACCCGGGCGGCGGGGGCGTCGACGTGGATGCCGGCCAGGACGGCCGGCAGCGCGGAGTGCAGGTCGGCGGTGACGACGGGCAGGCCGGCCAGGTCGTCGGCGGCTGCCATGATCTCCCGGTGCGGGGAGGCCTCCTCGTCGACGCCGAGCAGGATCGGCTGCAACGGGGTGTAGCGGGCCTTGACGAGATGGCCGGCGTCGCGGCTGTCGAGGGCCTGCGGCGGGTCCGGGGGCAGCCGGTCGGGCAACGCCACGACCAGGGCGTACCCGCCGGTGCCGAGGCCCATCAGCAGCGCGCCGGCGTTGAGCAGCACCCGGTCGCCGGGCTCGGGCCGGCCGACGAGCGCGGGGTAGGCCAGGGCGCGTACGGTGCCGCCGTCGGGCAGGTCGACGTCCAGTTCCACCGCCCCGGTCCACTGCCGCCGCAGCGCCGTCACCGTTCCCGACCGCCATCGCACCATGCCCGGCACGCTAGCGTCGCCGCCCGGAGCGGGCGCGCCCGGGGCGGCACGGCCGGACGGCGGTCAGCCGCCGGGGCCGCCGGGTTCCGGGGCGTCGCCGCTGCGGGTGGGGTCGAGGAAGACGTACCGGATCTGCGGGTGACGGGCGGTGAGTCGCCGCTCGGCCTGGTCGGCGGCGGCCTCGATGGTCGCGCCGCTCGCCTCGTCGTCGAAGTCCACCTTCGCGGCGACCAGGACGTCGCTCGGGCCGAGCTGCATGGTCAGCAGGGTGTCGATCCGCCGCACGGCGGGCAGGCCGGCGAGTTCCTCGCTGATCTCGCCGCGCAGCCGTTCGGGCACCGCCCGGCCGACCAGCAGCGAGATGTTGCTGTGGGCCAGGACGGTGGCCACCACGAGCAGCAGCACGCCGATCAGGACGGAGGCGGCGCCGTCCCAGAGCTCGTCACCGGTGAGCTGGGACAGAGCGACCCCGGCGGCGGCCAGCACCAGCCCGATCAGGGCCGCGCTGTCCTCCAGGAACACCGCCTTCAGGGGAGTGTCGGAGGTCAGGTGCAGGAACCGGCGCGGCGTGGTGCGCCAGCGCCGGGACTCGGCGCGGACCTGGCGCACGGCGCGGGCCAGCGAGACCGACTCGATGGCGAACGACACCGCCAGCACGACGTAGGTGATCAGGTAGTCGCCGCTGTGCTCGTGCACCAGGATGGTGGTGACGCCGTGGGTGATGGCGAAGCCGGCGCCGGCGACGAACGTGAACAGCGCCGCGAGGAACGCCCAGACGTAGCTCTCCTTGCCGTACCCGAAGGGGTGGCGGGCGTCGGCGGGCCGCGCCCCGCGGCGCAGCGCGAGGTACAGCAGCACCTCGGTGGTGGTGTCGGCGACGGAGTGCACGGCCTCGGAGAGCATCGCCGCCGACCCGGAGATCACCCCGGCGACGAGCTTGGCCACCGCGATGGCGAGGTTGGCGGCCCCCGCCACCACGACGGTGCCGACGCTCTCGGTCCTGACCTCCGGCTGGGCCACCACGCCACTGTAGGGTCGTCGGCGGCGGGCCGTCCGGCGACCGGTGAACCGGCCGGTCGCGACGCGGGACACGTCCTGCCCGCGTGGGTGCACGGACGCGGCGCGCGGGCTGCTAGCGTCTACCGCGTGTCGCGGACCCGCACCGAACGCCTGGTCAACCTGGTTATCTGCCTACTGTCCACACGACGGTTCCTGACCGCCGCGCAGATCGCCGCGACCGTGCCCGGCTACGAGCACGATCCCGACGACGCCCGCGACCACGAGGCCTTCCAGCGTAAGTTCGAGCGGGACAAGGCCGAGCTGCGTGAGCTGGGCGTGCCGCTGGAGACCGGGACGGCGAGCGTCTTCGACGCGGAGCCCGGCTATCGGATCGCCCACCGGGAGTACGCGCTGCCCGACATCCCCCTCGAACCGGACGAGGCCGCCGCGGTCGGCATCGCCGCCCGGCTGTGGCAGCACGCCGGCCTGGCCGCCGCCGCCTCCTCCGGGCTGGCGAAGCTGCGCGCCGCCGGCGTCGACGTGGACCCGCAGGCCACGCTGGGCCTGGAGCCGATGGTGACGGTGGACCCGGCGTTCGCGCCGCTCACCGCGGCGGCCCGGGACCGGCGCGAGGTCAGCTTCGACTACCGGGTGCCCGACCGCGACGACTCCACCCGCCGCCGCCTCCAGCCGTGGGGCGTGGTCTGCTGGCGGGGCCGCTGGTACGTGGTCGGGCACGACCTCGACCGCGATGCGACCCGCTGCTTCCGGCTGTCCCGGGTGGTCGGCGCGGTCCGGGCGACCGGCGCCCCCGGGGGCTACGAGCCGCCGGCCGGGGTCGACCTGATCAGCCACGTGGCCCGCTGGTCGGGGCCGGCGGAGCGCACCGGGCGGGCCACCGTGCTGGTCGCCGCCGGACGCGCCGCCGGGCTGCGCCGCTGGGCGGTCGACGTCACCGCCTGCCCCGACGGCGACCGGCTCGTCCTGCCCTACGCCGACGCGGACGTCCTCGCGGGCCAGCTCGTCGGCTACGGCCCGGACGTGCGGGTGCTCGATCCGCCGGAGGTGCGCGACGCGGTGATCCAGCGGCTCAAGGAGATCGCCGCCCGGCACGACGATCTCGCGGTCGCCGGGGGTGTCCGGTGACCCGGCCGGCCGCCCGGGGCGGCTCCCGCGCGTCGGCCGACCGGCTGGCCCGGCTGCTGAACCTGGTGCCCTACCTGCTGGCCCGGCCCGGCATCGAGCTCGCCGAGGCGGCCGGGGACCTGGGCGTCACCGAGCGGCAGCTGCGCGAGGACCTGGAACTGCTGTGGGTGTGCGGGTTGCCCGGTTACGGCCCCGGTGACCTGATCGACATGGCCTTCGACGGCGACCGGGTGACGATCACCTACGACGCCGGCATCGACCGGCCGCTGCGGCTCACCCCGGACGAGGCCCTCGCGTTGGTGGTGGCGCTGCGGATGCTCGCCGAGACGCCGGGGGTGACCAACCGGGAGGCCGTCGAGCGGGCGCTGGCCAAGATCGAGCACGCGGCCGGTGACCTGGTGGCGGCGCCGGTCGAGGTCCGGCTGCCCGCCGACACCCGCCGGGTGGCGGAGCTGCGGGCGGCCGTCGAGAGCGGCCGGGCGCTGCGCATCACCTACTACACGGCCGCGCGGGACGAGACCACCGAGCGCGTCGTCGACCCGCTGCGGATGCTTATGGTCGGCGGGCGGGCGTACGTGGAGGCGTGGTGCCGCCGGGCGGAGGCGGTGCGGCTGTTCCGGGCCGACCGCATCGACGCG
The nucleotide sequence above comes from Micromonospora sp. M71_S20. Encoded proteins:
- the pafA gene encoding Pup--protein ligase; translated protein: MERRIFGLETEYGVTCTYRGQRRLSPDEVARYLFRRVVSWGRSSNVFLRNGARLYLDVGSHPEYATPECDSVVDLVAHDRAGERILEGLLIDAEKRLHDEGIAGEIYLFKNNTDSAGNSYGCHENYLVSRHGEFGRLADVLIPFLVTRQLICGAGKVLQTPRGAVYCLSQRAEHIWEGVSSATTRSRPIINTRDEPHADAERYRRLHVIVGDSNMNEVTTLLKVGTADIVLRMIEAGVVMRDLTLENPIRAIREVSHDITGRRKVRLSSGKEVSALEIQQEYLAKATEFVERRGGDQTAKRVVELWGRVLRAVETGDLEPVSREIDWVTKLRLIERYQRKHDLPLSHPRVAQMDLAYHDLRRGRGLYGLLERRGEVDRVATDPEIFEAKETPPQTTRARLRGEFIRHAQEKRRDFTVDWVHLKLNDQAQRTVLCKDPFRAYDERVERLIASM
- a CDS encoding YafY family protein, producing the protein MSRTRTERLVNLVICLLSTRRFLTAAQIAATVPGYEHDPDDARDHEAFQRKFERDKAELRELGVPLETGTASVFDAEPGYRIAHREYALPDIPLEPDEAAAVGIAARLWQHAGLAAAASSGLAKLRAAGVDVDPQATLGLEPMVTVDPAFAPLTAAARDRREVSFDYRVPDRDDSTRRRLQPWGVVCWRGRWYVVGHDLDRDATRCFRLSRVVGAVRATGAPGGYEPPAGVDLISHVARWSGPAERTGRATVLVAAGRAAGLRRWAVDVTACPDGDRLVLPYADADVLAGQLVGYGPDVRVLDPPEVRDAVIQRLKEIAARHDDLAVAGGVR
- a CDS encoding YafY family protein translates to MTRPAARGGSRASADRLARLLNLVPYLLARPGIELAEAAGDLGVTERQLREDLELLWVCGLPGYGPGDLIDMAFDGDRVTITYDAGIDRPLRLTPDEALALVVALRMLAETPGVTNREAVERALAKIEHAAGDLVAAPVEVRLPADTRRVAELRAAVESGRALRITYYTAARDETTERVVDPLRMLMVGGRAYVEAWCRRAEAVRLFRADRIDAVTELDERAVVPPQARPHDLTEGVFRPSPDLPLITLRIGRGERWLTEYYPCERVEAGGGDHWLVSLRVTDLGWARRFVLGLGPDVAVVAPVELAEQVRAAAVAALDAYASPPPVPVGGSDTPRAVSPADPAVTAGTQ
- a CDS encoding DUF3866 family protein produces the protein MVRWRSGTVTALRRQWTGAVELDVDLPDGGTVRALAYPALVGRPEPGDRVLLNAGALLMGLGTGGYALVVALPDRLPPDPPQALDSRDAGHLVKARYTPLQPILLGVDEEASPHREIMAAADDLAGLPVVTADLHSALPAVLAGIHVDAPAARVAYLLTDGGALPAWFSRTLAAVRDHLVGTVTVGQAFGGDLEASTVHSGLLAARHVLRADVAIVAQGPGNLGTGTRWGFSGVAVGEAVNAVATLGGRPIGSLRISDADPRPRHRGVSHHSLTAYGRVALAPAELVVPDGLAPALAGEVDAALAPLTARHTVVRVPTDGLDAALRAAPVPLSTMGRGLDADHAYFLAAAAAGRHAARLLS
- a CDS encoding cation diffusion facilitator family transporter yields the protein MAQPEVRTESVGTVVVAGAANLAIAVAKLVAGVISGSAAMLSEAVHSVADTTTEVLLYLALRRGARPADARHPFGYGKESYVWAFLAALFTFVAGAGFAITHGVTTILVHEHSGDYLITYVVLAVSFAIESVSLARAVRQVRAESRRWRTTPRRFLHLTSDTPLKAVFLEDSAALIGLVLAAAGVALSQLTGDELWDGAASVLIGVLLLVVATVLAHSNISLLVGRAVPERLRGEISEELAGLPAVRRIDTLLTMQLGPSDVLVAAKVDFDDEASGATIEAAADQAERRLTARHPQIRYVFLDPTRSGDAPEPGGPGG
- a CDS encoding carboxymuconolactone decarboxylase family protein, with protein sequence MAHIDLGLDERAHPGISGPMRFRPETAKPLNELAETLLRAPHPTLTPGERELIAAYVSGLNECRFCCASHSAFAAAQLPTGMRLVDQVRADPATAEVDDKLRALLEIAGAVQRSGRDVTAELVKAARGAGATDLEIHDTVLIAAAFCMFNRYVDGLGTLAPEDPAVYERTAEHIVRYGYGAS